A single window of Actinoallomurus bryophytorum DNA harbors:
- a CDS encoding ABC transporter permease, with translation MNPTIAYITFRGMLGRRRALLLFLLPAVLLLLSIIIRLTGYNDLDTATGLLTKFGLDALLPLLALLAGTGVIAPEIDDGQIMYLMTKPIARPIISTTKYLVAVALVIGFGVVPIFISAVILNGLTAGLATGFALGALVGGIAYCALFIAIAVLSRFAVTIGLIYILVWENLLARYAPGARTLSIRQWAISVTDLGTNATAVTSEIHGSTAVPLLIVLTILGVVFAGWKLRTLAITGTD, from the coding sequence ATGAACCCCACCATCGCGTACATCACGTTCCGCGGCATGCTCGGACGGCGGCGGGCGTTGCTGCTCTTCCTCCTGCCGGCCGTCCTGCTGCTGCTCAGCATCATCATCCGGCTCACCGGCTACAACGACCTGGACACCGCGACGGGGCTGCTGACAAAGTTCGGCCTGGACGCGCTGCTGCCGCTGCTGGCCCTGCTCGCCGGCACCGGAGTGATCGCCCCGGAGATCGACGACGGCCAGATCATGTACCTCATGACCAAGCCGATCGCGCGCCCGATCATCTCGACCACCAAGTACCTGGTCGCGGTCGCCCTGGTGATCGGCTTCGGTGTGGTGCCGATCTTCATCTCCGCCGTGATCCTGAACGGCCTGACGGCGGGCCTGGCGACGGGCTTCGCCCTCGGTGCCCTCGTGGGCGGCATCGCGTACTGCGCGCTGTTCATCGCCATCGCGGTGCTCAGCCGGTTCGCCGTGACGATCGGGCTGATCTACATCCTGGTGTGGGAGAACCTCCTCGCCAGGTACGCCCCGGGCGCCAGGACGCTGTCGATCCGGCAGTGGGCCATCTCGGTCACCGACCTGGGCACCAACGCGACCGCGGTCACCTCCGAGATCCACGGCTCCACCGCGGTCCCGCTGCTGATCGTCCTGACCATCCTCGGCGTCGTGTTCGCCGGCTGGAAACTGCGCACCCTGGCCATCACCGGCACCGACTAG
- a CDS encoding RNA-guided endonuclease InsQ/TnpB family protein, translated as MRFRLQPTHTQEQVLLEHCAQARFMWNLAVEQHASWRPGRAGAPGYGEHSRQLTEARKAFGWLAAGSQTVQQQALRDFAQAMFHFFAGTHRRPTWRKADRHEGFRIVGRRGRHWDVRRLSRKMGEVRVPKVGWVRFRWSRMVPDEVKSLRVTRDRAGRRHIAFALIPPSMTGPGTGEVVGVDRGVTVSAALSTGELLSVPGLRDGEAKRLLRLQRRLARAKPGSNRRERVKTAIGRLKSRETDRRTDWAEKTSTDLARRFDTVRVEDLKIKTMVRSARGTVEVPGRNVRAKAGPNRSIHAAGWGRLVMRLEDKAPGRAERIDPAYTSQICNACGHCAAESRESQAVFRCRACGHADHADVNAAKNIAVGRTVTARGGRPLGGPVNREPQLVPSSA; from the coding sequence ATGCGGTTCCGGCTCCAGCCCACGCACACCCAAGAGCAGGTGTTGCTGGAGCATTGCGCACAGGCCCGTTTCATGTGGAATCTTGCGGTGGAACAGCATGCGTCCTGGCGTCCGGGACGGGCGGGTGCACCGGGCTATGGGGAGCATTCTCGCCAGCTGACCGAAGCCAGGAAGGCATTCGGGTGGCTGGCCGCGGGATCGCAGACGGTGCAACAGCAGGCGCTGCGGGACTTCGCCCAGGCCATGTTCCATTTCTTCGCCGGGACGCACCGGCGGCCGACGTGGCGTAAGGCGGATCGGCATGAAGGGTTCCGCATCGTCGGGCGGCGTGGCCGCCATTGGGATGTGCGTCGTCTGTCGCGAAAGATGGGCGAGGTGCGGGTTCCCAAGGTGGGCTGGGTGCGGTTCCGCTGGTCCCGCATGGTTCCCGATGAGGTCAAGTCGCTCCGGGTGACCAGGGACCGGGCGGGGCGCCGGCATATCGCGTTCGCATTGATCCCACCATCGATGACCGGACCGGGCACCGGTGAGGTTGTGGGAGTGGACCGTGGTGTGACCGTTTCGGCTGCGCTGTCGACCGGCGAGCTGTTGTCGGTACCCGGTCTGCGCGACGGTGAGGCGAAGCGTCTGCTGCGGCTCCAGCGGAGGCTGGCTCGTGCGAAGCCGGGATCGAACCGCCGAGAGCGTGTCAAGACCGCGATCGGCCGGTTGAAGAGCCGTGAGACCGATCGGCGTACGGACTGGGCGGAGAAGACCTCCACTGATCTGGCCCGCCGCTTCGACACAGTCCGCGTCGAAGATCTGAAGATCAAGACCATGGTGCGTTCGGCCCGTGGCACCGTTGAGGTGCCGGGGAGGAACGTGCGGGCCAAGGCGGGACCGAACCGGTCCATCCACGCAGCCGGGTGGGGGCGGCTGGTGATGCGGCTGGAGGACAAGGCCCCGGGCCGGGCGGAGAGGATCGATCCCGCATACACGTCCCAGATCTGCAACGCCTGCGGGCACTGCGCAGCGGAAAGCCGTGAGAGCCAAGCGGTCTTTCGCTGTCGCGCCTGCGGGCATGCCGATCACGCGGATGTGAACGCGGCCAAGAACATCGCCGTCGGGCGGACGGTGACCGCGCGGGGAGGCCGGCCGTTGGGCGGGCCCGTGAACCGCGAACCTCAACTCGTTCCCTCCTCGGCGTAG
- a CDS encoding ABC transporter ATP-binding protein, which yields MSVLELRDVSRWYGNVVAVNGVTMTVGPGVTGLLGPNGAGKSTLIHMMGGFLAPSNGQVGIDGQRIWKNPSVYRHIGLVPEREAAYDFLSGRQFVRSMAKLHKLSDPDAAAERALGMVEMAAAADRAIGTYSKGMKQRIKMASALVHDPPVLLLDEPFNGMDPRQRLQLMDLIRKMAAEGRTVLFSSHILEEVERLAHHIEVIIAGRHAASGDFRAIRRLMTDRPHMFAIRSSDDRRLAAVLIADDSTRGVELTSTGLQVEAVDFLRFTSLLPQAARTADIRLLEVSPADESLESVFSYLVAS from the coding sequence GTGAGTGTCCTCGAACTCCGGGATGTCTCCCGGTGGTACGGCAACGTGGTCGCCGTCAACGGCGTGACGATGACCGTCGGGCCGGGCGTCACCGGCCTGCTCGGCCCCAACGGCGCCGGCAAGTCCACGCTCATCCACATGATGGGCGGCTTCCTCGCCCCCTCCAACGGTCAGGTCGGCATCGACGGACAGCGGATCTGGAAGAACCCCTCGGTGTACCGGCACATCGGCCTGGTGCCCGAGCGGGAGGCGGCGTACGACTTCCTCAGCGGACGGCAGTTCGTCCGCTCGATGGCCAAACTGCACAAGCTGTCCGACCCCGACGCGGCGGCCGAACGCGCCCTCGGCATGGTCGAGATGGCCGCCGCGGCGGACCGCGCCATCGGCACGTACTCCAAGGGGATGAAGCAGCGCATCAAGATGGCCTCGGCACTCGTGCACGATCCACCGGTGCTGCTGCTCGACGAGCCGTTCAACGGAATGGACCCCCGTCAGCGACTCCAGCTGATGGACCTGATCCGCAAGATGGCCGCCGAGGGCCGTACGGTGCTGTTCAGCTCGCACATCCTCGAAGAGGTCGAGCGGCTCGCGCACCACATCGAGGTCATCATCGCCGGCCGCCACGCCGCGTCCGGCGACTTCCGCGCCATCCGGCGGCTGATGACCGACCGGCCGCACATGTTCGCCATCCGCTCTAGCGACGACCGCCGCCTGGCGGCCGTGCTGATCGCCGACGACTCGACACGAGGCGTCGAGCTGACCTCGACCGGTCTGCAGGTCGAGGCGGTCGACTTCCTGCGTTTCACCTCGCTCCTCCCCCAGGCGGCCCGCACGGCCGACATCCGGCTGCTCGAGGTCTCCCCGGCCGACGAATCCCTCGAAAGCGTCTTCTCCTACTTGGTGGCCTCTTGA
- a CDS encoding ABC transporter permease, with product MTSVIHDIGYRHYDGPRLGRPYAIRSLYLHNLRAVYGLGRPLKSKIMPFLLFAIMLLPAAISVAVTALASSIGAGQAINLIRYESYAIYLQPLIAIFLASQSPVVASRDLRFHVLPLYFSRQLSRLDYVLAKFAALATALMILLAAPVTILFIGALATQQKHLGTHALHYAAALGGCLILAMVLAAIGLLVAAFTPRRGLGVTAVMAVYLVSTAAVGAMQGIAEDQTKFTLARWAGIFTPFDLVDGVQVWALRVKHSSAEPPPAGLGGAVFALTCVAIVAGSLALLYLRFRKAGSK from the coding sequence ATGACGAGCGTCATCCACGACATCGGCTACCGGCACTACGACGGCCCGCGTCTCGGCCGCCCGTACGCCATCCGCTCCCTGTACCTGCACAATCTGCGTGCCGTGTACGGGCTCGGACGGCCCCTCAAATCCAAGATCATGCCGTTCCTGCTCTTCGCGATTATGCTGCTCCCCGCGGCGATCAGCGTCGCGGTCACGGCACTGGCCTCCTCGATCGGGGCCGGCCAGGCGATCAACCTGATCCGCTACGAGTCGTACGCGATCTATCTCCAGCCGCTGATCGCGATCTTCCTGGCCTCGCAGTCGCCCGTGGTGGCCTCGCGTGACCTGCGCTTCCACGTCCTGCCGCTGTACTTCTCACGCCAGCTGTCCCGCCTGGACTACGTGCTGGCCAAGTTCGCCGCGCTCGCCACGGCGCTGATGATCCTCCTGGCCGCCCCGGTCACGATCCTGTTCATCGGCGCGCTCGCCACCCAGCAGAAGCATCTGGGCACCCACGCGCTGCATTACGCGGCCGCCCTCGGCGGCTGCCTGATCCTGGCGATGGTGCTGGCCGCGATCGGCCTGCTCGTGGCGGCCTTCACCCCGCGCCGCGGCCTGGGCGTGACCGCCGTGATGGCGGTCTACCTGGTCAGCACCGCCGCGGTGGGGGCCATGCAGGGCATCGCCGAGGACCAGACCAAGTTCACCCTCGCCCGGTGGGCCGGCATCTTCACCCCCTTCGACCTGGTGGACGGGGTGCAGGTGTGGGCGCTGCGCGTCAAGCACTCCTCCGCGGAGCCCCCGCCCGCCGGTCTCGGCGGAGCGGTGTTCGCGCTCACGTGCGTGGCCATCGTGGCCGGCTCGCTGGCCCTCCTCTACCTGCGGTTCCGGAAGGCGGGCTCCAAATGA
- a CDS encoding ABC transporter ATP-binding protein, translating into MSIIATRELGMRFPGVLALDQLTIDVEPGVIGLVGANGAGKSTLIKILLGLLAPTSGQASVLGLDAVRDSMKIRERVGYMPENDCLPPDVSATEFIVHVARVSGLPASAARERAADTLRHVGLYEERYRPIGGYSTGMRQRVKLAQALVHDPQLIFLDEPTNGLDPAGRDEMLALIQRIGGQFGISVLVTSHLLGELERVADHLVIIDGGRLLRSQAVTDFTQASGVLAVEIEDDPANRDALGERLTQAGLRVQPDGRLLLIDIAGETTYDVVRDSVADLGLALVRMENRRHRIEEVFSS; encoded by the coding sequence ATGTCCATCATCGCCACGCGGGAGCTGGGTATGCGGTTCCCCGGCGTGCTCGCGCTGGACCAGCTGACCATCGACGTCGAGCCCGGCGTCATCGGGCTGGTCGGGGCCAACGGCGCGGGCAAGTCGACCCTCATCAAGATCCTGCTCGGTCTCCTCGCACCGACGAGCGGACAGGCCAGCGTCCTCGGCCTGGACGCGGTCCGTGACTCGATGAAGATCCGCGAGCGGGTCGGCTACATGCCCGAGAACGACTGCCTGCCCCCCGACGTCTCCGCCACCGAGTTCATCGTGCACGTGGCGCGCGTGTCCGGCCTGCCGGCCAGCGCCGCGCGCGAGCGCGCCGCCGACACCCTGCGCCACGTCGGGCTGTACGAGGAGCGGTACCGGCCGATCGGTGGCTACTCCACCGGCATGCGCCAGCGGGTCAAGCTCGCCCAGGCTCTCGTCCACGATCCCCAGCTCATCTTCCTCGACGAACCCACCAACGGCCTGGATCCCGCGGGCCGCGACGAGATGCTCGCCCTCATCCAGCGCATCGGCGGCCAGTTCGGCATCAGTGTGCTGGTCACCTCCCACCTGCTCGGCGAGCTCGAACGCGTCGCGGACCACCTGGTGATCATCGACGGGGGGCGGCTGCTGCGGTCCCAGGCGGTCACCGACTTCACCCAGGCCAGCGGGGTGCTCGCGGTCGAGATCGAGGACGACCCGGCCAACCGCGACGCACTCGGCGAACGGCTCACCCAGGCCGGGCTGCGCGTCCAGCCCGACGGGCGGCTACTGCTCATCGACATCGCCGGCGAGACCACGTACGACGTCGTGCGTGACAGCGTCGCCGACCTCGGCCTGGCGCTGGTCCGCATGGAGAACCGCCGCCACCGGATCGAAGAGGTCTTCTCCTCATGA
- a CDS encoding HNH endonuclease family protein produces MPRRVGVKVTSVVVSVFVAAGCAGNVSLSGDGPSGSHSGKSSSKDKGGKGKEGTARKELAKLKDAKPDSMNGYSRDEFGPAWKDVDHNGCDTRNDILSRDLTKVKKRNKCVVISGDLDDPYTGKDIVFAKARATEVQIDHVFPLGLAWQMGADHWTELKRTDLANDRDNLLAVSGRPNEQKSDKGPSEWQPPKAFQCTYAEKFIAVADEYHLSVTHADHTELGDMLDTC; encoded by the coding sequence GTGCCGCGGCGAGTTGGAGTCAAGGTCACCTCGGTGGTCGTCTCGGTCTTCGTGGCCGCCGGATGCGCCGGGAACGTGTCCCTGTCAGGTGATGGCCCCTCGGGCTCCCACTCGGGTAAGTCCTCGAGCAAGGACAAGGGCGGCAAGGGCAAGGAGGGCACCGCACGCAAAGAGCTGGCGAAACTCAAGGACGCCAAGCCGGACTCGATGAACGGTTACAGCAGGGATGAGTTCGGGCCGGCCTGGAAGGACGTCGACCACAATGGCTGCGACACTCGCAACGACATCCTCTCCCGCGATCTGACCAAGGTGAAGAAACGCAACAAGTGCGTCGTGATCTCCGGCGACCTGGATGACCCGTACACCGGAAAAGACATCGTGTTCGCCAAGGCCCGTGCCACCGAGGTACAGATCGACCACGTCTTCCCGCTCGGCCTCGCCTGGCAGATGGGCGCCGACCACTGGACCGAGCTCAAGCGCACCGATCTGGCCAACGACCGCGACAACCTGCTCGCCGTCTCAGGCCGGCCGAACGAGCAGAAGAGCGACAAGGGCCCGTCGGAGTGGCAGCCGCCCAAGGCCTTCCAGTGCACGTACGCGGAGAAGTTCATCGCGGTGGCCGATGAGTACCACCTGTCCGTGACCCACGCGGACCACACCGAGCTCGGCGACATGCTGGACACCTGCTGA
- the glmS gene encoding glutamine--fructose-6-phosphate transaminase (isomerizing) — MCGIVGYVGSQSALDVVVEGLARLEYRGYDSAGTAVSSDGKLSVTKRAGKLVNLRDALAGTVPPGGDSGYGGGAPSHSGIGHTRWATHGPPNDRNAHPHTDCTGAVAVVHNGIIENFAALRGELERRGHEMSSDTDTEAVAHLLEEEVAKGAGLAEAMRRVCVRLEGAFTLVAVYSGEPDLVVGARRNSPLVVGVGDGENFLASDVAAFIAHTRDAIELGQDQIVELRPAGVSVTGFDGTPAEVKHYHVDWDVSAAEKGGHDYFMLKEIAEQPTAVADTLLGRIGADGRLSLDEMRLTDDELRDIDKIIIVACGTAYHAGMIAKYAIEHWTQLPCEIELASEFRYRDPILTRSTLVIAISQSGETMDTLMAVRHAREQRASVLGICNVNGSTIPRECDGVLYTHAGPEIAVASTKAFLTQLIAVYLIALYLAQVRGTKWGDEVFAMIQLLGTMPQKVAQVLETVEPVRELARSLAGERCVLFLGRHVGFPVALEGALKLKELAYMHAEGFAAGELKHGPIALIEQGLPVVVIVPSRARPILHDKIVSNIQEIRARGARTIVIAEDGDEAVAPYADTLIRVPAVPTLLQPLVATVPLQVFACELATAKGHDVDQPRNLAKSVTVE, encoded by the coding sequence ATGTGCGGAATCGTAGGGTACGTCGGCTCGCAGTCGGCCCTCGACGTCGTGGTCGAGGGTCTCGCCAGGCTCGAGTACCGGGGCTATGACTCGGCCGGCACGGCCGTCTCCTCCGACGGCAAGCTGTCGGTGACCAAGCGCGCCGGAAAGCTCGTCAACCTGCGGGACGCACTCGCGGGCACCGTTCCGCCCGGGGGCGACTCCGGGTACGGAGGCGGCGCGCCGAGCCACTCGGGCATCGGCCACACCCGCTGGGCCACCCACGGACCGCCGAACGACCGCAACGCCCACCCCCACACCGACTGCACCGGCGCCGTCGCCGTCGTGCACAACGGGATCATCGAGAACTTCGCCGCGCTCCGGGGTGAGCTCGAACGCCGCGGCCACGAGATGTCCTCCGACACCGACACCGAGGCCGTCGCCCACCTCCTGGAGGAGGAGGTGGCCAAGGGCGCCGGCCTGGCCGAGGCGATGCGGCGGGTCTGCGTACGGCTGGAGGGCGCGTTCACCCTGGTCGCGGTCTACTCCGGCGAGCCCGACCTCGTGGTCGGGGCACGCCGCAACTCACCCCTGGTCGTCGGTGTCGGCGACGGCGAGAACTTCCTGGCCAGCGACGTGGCGGCCTTCATCGCCCACACTCGCGACGCGATCGAGCTGGGCCAGGACCAGATCGTGGAGCTGCGCCCGGCGGGCGTGAGCGTGACCGGGTTCGACGGCACGCCGGCCGAGGTCAAGCACTACCACGTCGACTGGGACGTCTCCGCCGCGGAGAAGGGCGGCCACGACTACTTCATGCTCAAGGAGATCGCCGAGCAGCCCACCGCGGTCGCCGACACGCTGCTCGGCCGGATCGGCGCCGACGGCCGGCTCAGCCTGGACGAGATGCGGCTCACCGACGACGAGCTGCGCGACATCGACAAGATCATCATCGTGGCGTGCGGCACGGCGTACCACGCGGGGATGATCGCCAAGTACGCCATCGAGCACTGGACGCAGCTCCCCTGCGAGATCGAGCTGGCCAGTGAGTTCCGCTATCGCGACCCGATCCTCACCCGGTCGACGCTGGTGATCGCGATCTCGCAGTCCGGCGAGACGATGGACACCCTGATGGCCGTACGCCACGCTCGCGAACAGCGCGCCAGCGTGCTCGGCATCTGCAACGTCAACGGCTCGACCATCCCGCGTGAGTGCGACGGCGTGCTGTACACCCACGCCGGGCCTGAGATCGCGGTCGCCTCGACCAAGGCGTTCCTCACCCAGCTGATCGCGGTCTACCTGATCGCGCTCTACCTGGCGCAGGTGCGCGGGACCAAGTGGGGCGACGAGGTGTTCGCCATGATCCAGCTCCTGGGCACGATGCCGCAGAAGGTGGCGCAGGTACTGGAGACCGTCGAGCCGGTGCGCGAGCTGGCCCGGTCGCTGGCCGGCGAGCGCTGCGTGCTGTTCCTGGGCCGGCACGTGGGCTTCCCGGTGGCGCTGGAAGGCGCGCTGAAGCTCAAGGAGCTCGCCTACATGCACGCGGAGGGGTTCGCCGCCGGTGAGCTCAAGCACGGCCCGATCGCCCTGATCGAGCAGGGACTGCCGGTCGTCGTGATCGTGCCGTCACGTGCCCGGCCGATCCTCCACGACAAGATCGTTTCCAACATCCAGGAGATCCGGGCACGTGGCGCCCGCACGATCGTGATCGCCGAGGACGGAGACGAGGCCGTCGCGCCGTACGCCGACACGCTCATCCGCGTCCCCGCCGTGCCGACGCTGCTGCAGCCGCTGGTGGCGACCGTTCCGCTTCAGGTATTCGCCTGCGAGCTGGCCACGGCCAAGGGCCACGACGTCGACCAGCCCCGGAACCTCGCGAAATCCGTCACGGTGGAGTAG
- the coaA gene encoding type I pantothenate kinase, translated as MTSIGGGVPSPYVEFDRESWRALRAGTPLSLSPGELEEIRGLADPFDIDEVEDVHLSLARLLRLFVAGDGRLRDTVSAFLGEAVAPTPFIIGVAGSVAVGKSTISRLLRLLLARGEGEPVVELVSTDGFLHPNAVLAERGLMQRKGFPESYDRRALLKFVSEIKAGVPETSVPMYEPLRYDIVSGARQVIRRPDILIVEGLNVLQSAKPGGLALSDLFDFSIYVDARVDDIRQWYIDRFFALRRTIFTDERSYFHPYAQVDDDEAAAQAERFWRDINEVNLVANILPTRARATLVLKKDRDHRVQRVRLRRI; from the coding sequence ATGACGAGCATCGGGGGCGGCGTCCCCAGCCCGTACGTCGAGTTCGACCGAGAGTCCTGGCGTGCGCTCCGAGCCGGTACGCCGCTCTCGCTCTCGCCCGGCGAACTGGAAGAGATACGCGGGCTGGCCGACCCCTTCGACATCGACGAGGTCGAGGACGTCCATCTGTCGCTGGCACGGCTGCTGCGGCTGTTCGTCGCGGGTGACGGACGGCTGCGCGACACGGTCAGCGCCTTTCTCGGCGAGGCGGTGGCGCCGACGCCGTTCATCATCGGGGTCGCGGGCAGCGTGGCCGTGGGCAAGTCCACGATCTCCCGGCTCCTGCGCCTCCTGCTCGCACGCGGAGAGGGCGAACCGGTGGTCGAGCTGGTCAGCACGGACGGCTTCCTTCATCCGAACGCGGTCCTCGCCGAACGTGGCCTGATGCAGCGCAAGGGCTTCCCGGAGTCCTACGACCGGCGGGCGCTGCTGAAGTTCGTCTCGGAGATCAAGGCGGGTGTGCCCGAGACGTCGGTACCCATGTACGAGCCGCTGCGGTACGACATCGTGTCGGGAGCCCGTCAGGTGATCCGGCGGCCCGACATCCTCATCGTCGAGGGGCTCAACGTCCTGCAGAGTGCCAAGCCCGGTGGCCTGGCGCTGTCGGACCTGTTCGACTTCTCGATCTACGTCGACGCGCGGGTGGACGACATCCGCCAGTGGTACATCGACCGCTTCTTCGCCCTGCGCCGCACGATCTTCACCGACGAGCGCTCCTACTTTCACCCGTACGCGCAGGTGGACGACGACGAGGCGGCGGCGCAGGCGGAGAGGTTCTGGCGTGACATCAACGAGGTCAACCTCGTGGCCAACATCCTGCCCACCCGCGCCCGCGCCACTCTCGTACTGAAGAAGGACCGCGACCACCGCGTGCAGCGCGTACGGCTCCGGCGGATCTAG
- a CDS encoding MFS transporter produces the protein MAQITIEAPVARAPVRLGRLLTIIMLGQFMAVLDVSVVNVAAPTIRTDLHASGAGLQLVIAGYTIAYAMLLITGARLGDLLGHRAMFQTGLTVFTAASLACGLAGSTGLLIGFRLVQGVGAALMVPQVMSLIQRNFAGAARARALSVYGAVLAGGAVVGQVVGGTLVSADLFGTGWRPVFLVNVPIGLVLLVAGARSLPGDRGERRSGLDLPGLVSLSAAVLLFVVPLVLGHEESWPLWGWLMLGGSVVVFGIFVFLQRRAASPLIPGRVAGAPGVRAGIVTIFLTMCTFGGFLFSLALHLQGALGYSPLRAGLFFIPGAAGFALSSLYWRRVPAAWHRPMIPVALLAAGLGYLGLAVFESGGVGLEVAMGVAGLGLGAAFSPLLAITLSHVAVRDAADASGLLVMTNQLGQVVGIATFGTLFLSLAPPTGHALTVTTMALAGAAALAACCAVPLLRPQRI, from the coding sequence ATGGCCCAGATCACCATCGAAGCACCAGTCGCACGCGCGCCGGTCCGGCTCGGCCGGCTTCTGACGATCATCATGCTCGGACAGTTCATGGCGGTTCTCGACGTGTCCGTCGTCAACGTCGCCGCCCCGACCATCCGTACCGACCTGCACGCGTCAGGCGCCGGCCTGCAGCTCGTCATCGCCGGCTACACCATCGCCTACGCGATGCTGCTCATCACCGGGGCGCGCCTCGGTGACCTGCTCGGACACCGGGCCATGTTCCAGACGGGCCTGACGGTGTTCACCGCGGCCTCGCTGGCGTGCGGCCTGGCCGGCTCGACCGGCCTGCTGATCGGCTTCAGGCTGGTACAGGGCGTGGGCGCGGCACTGATGGTGCCGCAGGTCATGAGCCTCATCCAGCGCAACTTCGCCGGTGCGGCACGGGCGCGCGCGCTGAGCGTCTACGGCGCGGTGCTGGCCGGCGGCGCGGTCGTCGGCCAGGTCGTCGGGGGAACCCTGGTCAGCGCCGATCTCTTCGGGACCGGATGGCGGCCGGTGTTCCTGGTGAACGTGCCGATCGGGCTGGTGCTGCTGGTCGCGGGCGCCCGCTCGCTGCCCGGCGACCGCGGCGAGCGTCGCAGCGGGCTGGACCTGCCGGGCCTGGTGAGCCTTTCCGCGGCGGTGCTGCTGTTCGTCGTGCCGCTCGTGCTCGGGCACGAGGAGAGCTGGCCGCTCTGGGGATGGCTGATGCTCGGGGGGAGCGTCGTCGTCTTCGGGATCTTCGTGTTCCTGCAGCGTCGCGCGGCCTCGCCGCTGATCCCCGGCCGGGTGGCCGGCGCGCCCGGCGTACGCGCGGGGATCGTGACGATCTTCCTGACCATGTGCACCTTCGGGGGGTTCCTGTTCAGCCTGGCCCTCCACCTGCAGGGCGCCCTCGGCTACAGCCCGCTGCGCGCCGGTCTGTTCTTCATCCCGGGGGCGGCCGGGTTCGCGCTGTCCAGTCTCTACTGGCGGCGTGTGCCGGCAGCGTGGCACCGCCCGATGATCCCCGTTGCCCTGCTGGCGGCCGGGCTCGGCTACCTGGGGCTGGCGGTCTTCGAGTCGGGAGGCGTGGGGCTCGAGGTCGCGATGGGCGTGGCCGGCCTCGGTCTCGGCGCGGCGTTCAGCCCGCTGCTGGCGATCACGCTCAGCCACGTGGCCGTGCGGGACGCCGCGGACGCCAGCGGCCTGCTGGTGATGACGAACCAGCTCGGCCAGGTCGTGGGGATCGCGACGTTCGGGACGCTGTTCCTCAGCCTGGCGCCGCCCACGGGACACGCCCTGACCGTCACGACCATGGCGCTGGCCGGCGCGGCGGCACTCGCCGCGTGCTGCGCGGTGCCGCTGCTCCGGCCCCAGAGGATCTAG
- a CDS encoding helix-turn-helix transcriptional regulator — translation MTAEHRRPELAAFLRSRRERITPADVGMPGGFRRRTPGLRREEVAQLAGVGITWYTWLEQGRPINVSVQVLDAIARTLRLDQAECEHLFRLAGVPSIAVPATHDRLEPQVQSVLDSMADLPAAVLNSRYDVLAWNAAYAAMWPRINQDGRNLLWAAFIVPDCCSTFVNRDRELPQMVAMFRAAFGRHLGEPAWTDLIQRLSAGSEEFREMWAAQDVAVPTTRVKVFRHAAVGEVRLSVVSFAVVATPETRMAVYTTVDQESRERLDWLIEHPEAPAVDPAHHHTH, via the coding sequence ATGACCGCCGAGCACCGGCGCCCCGAGCTGGCCGCCTTCCTGCGCAGCCGCCGCGAGCGCATCACGCCCGCCGACGTCGGCATGCCCGGCGGGTTCCGGCGGCGTACGCCGGGGCTGCGCCGCGAGGAGGTCGCCCAGCTCGCCGGGGTCGGGATCACCTGGTACACCTGGCTCGAACAGGGCCGCCCCATCAACGTGAGCGTCCAGGTGCTCGACGCGATCGCGCGTACCCTCCGCCTCGACCAGGCCGAGTGCGAGCACCTCTTCCGGCTGGCGGGCGTTCCCTCCATCGCCGTGCCGGCCACCCACGACCGGCTCGAACCCCAGGTCCAGTCCGTTCTCGACAGCATGGCCGATCTGCCCGCCGCGGTGCTCAACAGCCGATACGACGTCCTCGCGTGGAACGCCGCGTACGCCGCGATGTGGCCGCGGATCAACCAGGACGGCCGCAACCTGTTGTGGGCCGCGTTCATCGTTCCGGACTGCTGCAGCACCTTCGTGAACCGCGACCGGGAGCTTCCGCAGATGGTCGCGATGTTCCGCGCGGCGTTCGGCCGTCACCTGGGCGAACCCGCCTGGACGGACCTCATCCAGCGCCTGTCCGCCGGCAGTGAGGAGTTCCGTGAGATGTGGGCCGCGCAAGACGTCGCGGTCCCGACGACACGGGTGAAGGTCTTCCGGCACGCCGCCGTCGGCGAGGTGCGGCTGTCGGTGGTCAGCTTCGCGGTCGTCGCCACGCCGGAGACGCGAATGGCCGTCTACACGACGGTGGACCAGGAGAGCCGCGAGCGCTTGGACTGGCTGATCGAACACCCGGAGGCGCCCGCCGTCGACCCGGCCCACCACCACACTCACTGA
- a CDS encoding holo-ACP synthase codes for MIVGVGIDVVDLERFARSLERTPALAVRLFTEDERRLPQRSLAARFAAKEALAKALGAPRGLKWTDAEVRRAPDGRPDLHVEGTVAAAATRLGVTSWHISLSHDGGVAVAVVIAENTD; via the coding sequence GTGATCGTCGGAGTGGGGATCGACGTCGTGGACCTCGAACGGTTCGCCCGGTCCCTCGAACGTACGCCCGCACTGGCCGTCCGGCTCTTCACCGAGGACGAACGCCGGCTCCCTCAGCGTTCCCTCGCCGCCCGGTTCGCGGCCAAGGAGGCGCTCGCCAAGGCGCTGGGCGCACCACGCGGGCTGAAGTGGACCGACGCCGAGGTGCGCAGGGCCCCCGACGGGCGGCCGGACCTGCACGTCGAGGGGACCGTGGCGGCGGCGGCGACGCGTCTCGGCGTCACCTCCTGGCACATCTCGCTCAGCCACGACGGTGGTGTCGCCGTCGCCGTGGTGATCGCCGAGAACACCGACTGA